A window of the Branchiibius hedensis genome harbors these coding sequences:
- a CDS encoding tyrosine-protein phosphatase, translated as MTRRWIDLDGLVNMRDVGGLPTANGGRTQFGRLIRSDNLQDLTAQDVRRLVDDLGVTDIVDLRADRELHLEGPGPMREVSTVTHHHHSLLREKGDESTEDVAQRALGTTPRRVRDADFWARNYLGYLEHRPDSVSGALSAIADASGATVVHCAAGKDRTGTVVAMALDVAGVPHTEIAADYALTQERLAAIVARLSQRPSYGEALATQTLADQTPHADSALAILTALADGWGGAAGWLRDQGWSQDEVDRLRDRLTR; from the coding sequence GTGACACGACGATGGATCGATCTCGACGGCCTGGTCAACATGCGCGACGTCGGCGGGCTGCCGACGGCGAACGGCGGTCGCACCCAGTTCGGCCGGTTGATCCGGTCGGACAACCTGCAGGACCTCACCGCGCAAGACGTGCGACGCCTGGTCGACGACCTCGGCGTCACCGACATCGTGGACCTGCGCGCCGACCGCGAGCTGCACCTCGAGGGGCCCGGTCCGATGCGCGAGGTCAGCACGGTGACCCATCATCACCACTCGTTGCTGCGGGAGAAGGGCGACGAATCGACCGAGGACGTGGCGCAGCGAGCCCTGGGCACGACGCCGCGCCGGGTCCGCGACGCCGACTTCTGGGCACGCAACTACCTGGGTTATCTCGAACATCGACCGGACTCGGTCTCCGGGGCCCTGTCGGCCATTGCTGACGCCTCGGGAGCCACCGTGGTGCACTGTGCAGCCGGCAAGGACCGCACCGGCACCGTCGTGGCGATGGCGCTGGATGTTGCGGGAGTGCCGCACACCGAGATCGCCGCCGACTACGCTCTCACCCAGGAGCGGCTCGCCGCGATCGTGGCCCGGTTGTCCCAGCGCCCGTCGTACGGCGAGGCCCTCGCGACCCAGACCTTGGCCGACCAGACGCCGCACGCGGATTCGGCGTTGGCGATCCTCACCGCCCTGGCCGACGGTTGGGGTGGCGCGGCCGGTTGGTTACGCGACCAGGGTTGGTCCCAGGACGAGGTCGACCGGCTGCGCGACCGGCTCACCCGGTAA
- the pdxS gene encoding pyridoxal 5'-phosphate synthase lyase subunit PdxS: MTNETTGTARVKRGMAEMLKGGVIMDVVTPDQAKIAEDAGAVAVMALERVPADIRAQGGVSRMSDPDMIDGIISAVSIPVMAKARIGHFVEAQVLQSLGVDYIDESEVLTPADYSNHIDKWEFTVPFVCGATNLGEALRRITEGAAMIRSKGEAGTGDVSNATTHMRQIRQEIRRLTSLPEDELFVAAKELQAPYELVKEVASLGTLPVVLFTAGGIATPADAAMMMQLGAEGVFVGSGIFKSGNPAERAEAIVKATTFYDDPDVIAKVSRGLGEAMVGINVEEIPQPHRLAERGW; this comes from the coding sequence ATGACGAACGAGACGACGGGAACCGCGCGGGTCAAGCGCGGGATGGCCGAGATGTTGAAGGGCGGCGTCATCATGGACGTCGTCACGCCCGACCAGGCGAAGATCGCCGAGGACGCCGGTGCTGTCGCGGTGATGGCGCTCGAGCGGGTCCCCGCCGACATCCGCGCCCAGGGCGGCGTCTCACGGATGAGCGACCCGGACATGATCGACGGCATCATCTCCGCCGTGTCCATCCCGGTAATGGCCAAGGCCCGCATCGGTCACTTCGTCGAGGCACAGGTCTTGCAGAGCCTCGGGGTCGACTACATCGACGAGTCCGAGGTGCTGACCCCGGCCGACTACAGCAACCACATCGACAAGTGGGAGTTCACCGTCCCCTTCGTGTGCGGTGCGACCAATCTCGGTGAGGCGCTGCGCCGGATCACCGAGGGTGCGGCGATGATCCGCTCCAAGGGTGAGGCCGGCACCGGGGACGTGTCGAACGCGACCACCCACATGCGGCAGATCCGTCAGGAGATCCGGCGGTTGACCTCGCTGCCCGAGGATGAGCTATTCGTGGCCGCCAAGGAGCTGCAGGCGCCGTACGAACTGGTCAAGGAAGTGGCATCCCTCGGGACGCTTCCGGTTGTGCTCTTCACCGCCGGCGGCATCGCGACCCCCGCGGACGCGGCGATGATGATGCAGTTGGGCGCCGAGGGTGTCTTCGTCGGGTCCGGCATCTTCAAGAGCGGCAACCCCGCCGAGCGCGCCGAGGCGATTGTGAAGGCCACGACGTTCTACGACGACCCCGATGTGATCGCCAAGGTCTCCCGCGGCCTGGGTGAGGCGATGGTCGGCATCAACGTGGAGGAGATCCCGCAACCGCACCGCCTGGCCGAGCGCGGCTGGTAA